CATCGGGATACTGGCCATGCGGCAACAAATCGACGCGCAGGCGCATGGCTTACTTCAGCGCCTCGCGCAGGCGCTCGAGCCCCGCCTGAGCCCCGTCTTTGCCGTACACGGCGCTGCCCGCCACCAGATTGTCGGCCCCCGCGTGGACCACCGCGCGGGCATTGGCGGCGCTGACGCCGCCGTCCACCTGCAACTCGGCGGCGCTGCCCAGTTCGTCCAGCCAGCGGCGCACGGTGCGGATGCGCTCCAGGCTCTGCGGAATGAACTTCTGGCCGCCGAAGCCGGGATTTACGCTCATGATCAGCACGAGGTCCACATCGGCCAGCACCGGGCGCAGGGCTTCAAGCGGCGTGCCCGGATTGAGGGTCACGCCCGCCTGCTTGCCCAGTTCCTTGATTTGCTGCACGGCGCGGTGGATATGCGCTGTGGCTTCCACATGCACGGTCAGGCTGTCCGCCCCGGCGTCGGCAAAGTCTTTGAGATACCGTTCAGGCCGCTCGATCATCAGGTGGACGTCCATGTGCAGTGGGCTGGCGGCGCGGGCGGCGGCCAAAATGGGCAGCCCGAACGAGATGTTGGGCACGAAGGCGCCGTCCATCACGTCCACATGGGCCCAGTCGGCACTCTCAATGGCGCGCAGTTCCTCACCCAGCCGGGTGAAATCGCAGGCGAGGATGCTCGGCGCGAGTTTGACGCGGCGGGCAGCAGGGGCGGGAAGGGTCACGCCCCCTATTCTAACAGTTCTTACATTTTCCATGAACAGATTCGCAGGACGTTTTTTATGACCAGACGAAACCGCCCGTTTCCAAACGCCCGTTAGGCAGGCCGTGGCATCATGGGAGAGAACGGAGGCACCCACCATGACCCACCCCCCCGCCGACCTGAGCGCCTGGAAAGCGCTGGCGAGCAAAGACCTGAAGGGCGCTGACCCCGCGCGCCTCAACCGCGAGACCCCCGAGGGCCTGACCCTCAAACCCCTGTACACCGCAGCCGACCTGGACGGCGTGGACGCCGACACGCTGCCGGGCCTGCCGCCCTTCACGCGCGGGCCGCGCGCCACTATGTACGCCGCGCGGCCCTGGACCATTCGGCAGTATGCGGGCTTTTCGACCGCCGAGGCATCCAATGCCTTTTACCGGCGCAACCTGGCCGCCGGGCAAAAGGGCCTGTCGGTGGCCTTTGACCTGGCCACCCACCGTGGCTACGACAGCGACCACCCGCGTGTGGTGGGCGATGTGGGCAAGGCCGGCGTGGCGATTGACTCCGTCGAGGACATGAAGATTCTCTTTGACGGCATTCCGCTCAGCGAGATGTCGGTGTCCATGACCATGAACGGCGCCGTGCTGCCTATTCTGGCCGGCTACATCGTGGCGGGGCTGGAGCAAGGGGCGCGGCTGGACGAGTTATCGGGCACCATCCAGAACGACATCCTCAAAGAGTTCATGGTGCGCAACACATACATCTACCCGCCGGCACCGTCCATGCGGATCATTGCCGACATCATCGAATTCACGGCGAAGGACATGCCGCGCTTCAACTCCATCTCGATTTCGGGGTATCACATTCAGGAAGCTGGAGCGAACGCCGCGCTGGAACTGGCCTACACCCTGGCCGACGGGGTGGAGTACGTGAAGGCCGCGCTGGCCAAGGGCCTGACGATTGACGACTTTGCCGGCCGCCTGAGCTTTTTCTTCGGCATTGGCATGAACTTTTACACCGAGGTGGCCAAGTTGCGCGCCGCCCGGCTGCTGTGGAGCGAACTGATGGCGCAGTTTGGGCCCAAAAAGCCCATGAGCCGCGCCCTGCGCACCCACTGCCAGACTTCAGGCTGGTCGCTGACCGAGCAGGACCCCTACAACAACGTCATCCGCACGACCATCGAGGCTATGGCGGCAGTGTTCGGCGGCACCCAGAGCCTGCACACCAACTCGTTTGACGAGGCGATTGGCCTGCCCACCGACTTTTCGGCGCGAATTGCCCGCAACACGCAGCTGGTCTTGCAGGAAGAAACGGGCATTCCGCAGGTGGTGGACCCCTGGGGCGGCAGCTACCTAATGGAGCGCCTGACGCATGACCTGGCCGAAAAAGCCCGCGAACTGATACGCGAGGTCGAGGGACTGGGCGGCATGGCCAAGGCCATTGAAAGCGGGATCCCCAAGCTGAGGATTGAAGAAAGTGCCGCCCGCAAACAGGCCCGCATTGACCGGGGCGAGGACGTGATTGTGGGCGTCAACAAGTACCGCCCCAGCGCCGAGACGCCTGTGGACGTGCTGGACATTGACAACGCCGCCGTGCGTGAGGCGCAGATTGCCCGGCTGGACCGGGTGCGCGCAGAACGGGACCCGCAGGCGGTTCAAGCCGCCCTGGACGCCCTGGAAGAGGCTGCCCGTACGGGCGAAGGCAACTTGCTGGCTCTGAGTGTCACTGCCATGCAGGCCCGCTGCACGGTGGGCGAGGTGTCGGGCGCTCTAGAGCGAGTTTGGGGCCGCCACTCGGCGGAGATCCGCACCCTGTCGGGCGTGTACGCCGCCGGTTACGAGGGCGACGAGGGCTTCGCCAGCCTGCAAGGCGAGATTGAGCAGTTTGCCGAAACGGAAGGTCGCCGCCCCCGCATTCTGGTGGTCAAGATGGGGCAGGACGGCCATGACCGGGGCGCCAAGGTGATTGCCACCGGCTTTGCCGACCTGGGCTTTGACGTGGACGTCGGCCCGCTATTTCAGACCCCGGAAGAAGCCGCGCGCCAGGCGATTGAGAACGACGTGCATGTGGTGGGCGTCAGCAGCCAGGCGGCCGGGCACAAGACGCTGGTGCCGCAGCTGATTGAAGCGCTGCGGGCCGAAGGCGCCGGGGACATTCTGGTCGTGGTGGGCGGCGTGATTCCGCAGCAGGATTATCCGGCCCTGCGTGAAGCCGGGGCGGCAGGCATCTTTGGGCCGGGCACGCCAATTCTGCACAGCGCCCGCGAGGTGCTGCGGCTGCTGGGAGACCGCGCATAAGCAGTTCGCCGCCACTCCACCGGCCCTGGCGACTGGCCGGCACCCTGGGCGTGGTGCTGGGCCTGCTGGGGCTGGTCCTTGGCGGTTTGCTGACTCTGCCAGGATTGGGCCTGGGCTTCTTGCTGCTGGCAGGCGGCGGCCCCGAGGCGCTGGACGACGCACCCGACGTCAGCCCCGGTCTGCTCCTGATGCAAGGGGGATTCTGGCTGTGTGTGCTGGGGGTCATCTGCCTGGTCGTTTCGCCGTGGCGTGACCCCAAAGGCCCGCCGCACCCATGACCACCACGCCACGCAACCCGGCCGCAGGCCACGCCGTATTGGGCGCCATGAAACCTTTGCTGCTGGCTGCCTGTACCCTTCTGACTCTAGCGAGTGCTCAGGGTCTGCCGCCCGTGCCGTATACCAAAGCCCCAGCGGTGTCCGCCGTCGGCGGCTTAAAAGCCTGTCAGGTGGGCGAGACCCGTTACCTGCTAGACCGGGCCGACCAGGTGCGCAGCCTGGACTACGCCCGCCTCGTCCCCGACAACACCCTGCGCGTGCGCCAGAGCTACGACCGCGCCGGCCGGCTGACCGGCGTGCAGGTGCAGTGGACGGGCTTTGTGGGGCGCCTGCTGGACGTGCGCGGCGCTTTTGACACGCGGGGACGGCTGGTCAAGGAAACGGGCTTTCGCCGGGAGGGCATCACGGCGCCGCTGCGCTCCTACCTGCGGCCGCTACCCAAGGGGCTGAAGTGCTGAGGGCCAGCAGGCCGGGGCACCGTGACTGAGCCTCACCCGTTGACCTCTCCCCTCCTGGCGGGCAACCGGCGGGCGCTGGCCAAAGCGATTACGCTGACGGAATCCACACGCCCAGAGCATGAGCGTGAAGCCCAGACCCTGCTGGCCGAGGTCCTGCCCCAGGCCGGGTGCTCCATTCGTCTGGGCCTGACCGGCGTGCCCGGCGTGGGCAAAAGCACCTTCATTGAGGCGCTGGGCCTGATGCTGGTCGGTGCCGGGCACCGGGTGGCTGTCCTGGCCGTGGACCCCAGTAGCGCGCGCACCGGCGGTTCCATCATGGGCGACAAGACGCGCATGCCGGGGCTGACGGTGCACGACCGCGCTTTTATTCGCCCCAGCCCCAGCCGGGGCACCCTGGGCGGTGTGGCGCGACGCACCCGCGAAGCCATCACGCTGTGCGAGGCCGCTGGCTACGACGTGGTGCTGGTCGAGACCGTGGGCGTGGGCCAGAGTGAAACGCAGGTGGCCGCCATGACCGACCTGTTTCTGCTGCTGACCCTGCCGAACGCGGGCGACGAGTTGCAGGGCATCAAGCGCGGGATTATGGAACTGGCCGACCTGTGCGTGGTGAATAAGGCCGACCTCAACCCGCAGGCGGCAGTGCGCGCCCAGACCGAACTGCGCACCGCCCTCACCCTGCTGACGCCCCACGGCGCCCCGTGGCGTCCGCTGGCCCTGCGTGCCTCGGCGCTGACGGGTGAAGGGCTAGACGACCTCTGGGCCGCTGTCGAGCGCTACCGCGAGACGGTGGACCTGCCTGCCAAGCGCCGCACCCAGACGGCTGTGTGGTTTGACGAGCTGCTGCGCGAAGCTGCGTGGCGGGCCTTTCAGGCGGGGGTGGACCCGGCGCGGCTGCGTGAGCTGCGGACGCAGGTTGAGACTGGCTACCTGACCGCCGTGCAGGGCGTAGCGGCGCTGCTGGAAGACGAGCGCAAGAATGCTCATCTATAAAGGAAGCCGCGTTGGAGGGCCTTGACAGTGCCGACCATGGCCACTCGCTCGGCAAGGCTCTCAATACCGCCTGTCTCGTCTAGCCTCTCTCCTCTCTCACTCCAGAACGGTTGAAGGCCATTGCCTTTAACCGCGCTGGGTTCGCCCGTCAGGACAACTGGAAGGCCCCGGAGCAGGCTTCAGGCGCTGGGCTTTCCTGGGGACACCCACGGATTTCCACCGATCAAAAACCGCCACAGCAACTCTGCCCCCCGCCGCAGGCCCACGCGGGCAGTGATGGTGACCTCTTCATCAGGAACCTCAGCGCCGGGCACAAGGTAAAACGCCGGGCCATTGATCGGCTCGCCGCGCAGCTCTGGCCCCAGGTGCAGGGCCTGGACCAGCTTGGCGGGGCCGTTCGTCAGGTCCACGCGGCGCCTGACCGCGCGGCGCTCCCGCATGCGGTCCTCGGCCAGTAGGGGCTCGGCGGCGCGCACCAGAATGGACGCCTGCACGCCTTCTGGGCGGCAGATGACATTCAGCAGCGGCTGGTCATAGGCGAGGTGAAAATACACCCGCCCCGGAGGCCCGGCCATCATGACGGCGGCGCCGGGCAGGCGGGCAATCACATGGCAGCTCGGGTCGCGCGGGCAGTCGTAGGCCTCGGTTTCCACGATGCGGGCGGCCAGGGTCACGCCGTCTGGCAGCACCCGCACCAGCACAGCCCCCAGCAGCGCGCGGGCCACCAGCACCGGGTCTCCGGCAAAGAAGTCTGGCCCCAGCGCCTGCTCGTGCGGGTAAGCCACAGAAGGCGGAAACAGCATGAGGCAGGCTAGAGAACAGCGGCCCAGCCTCTGCCCTCACCCAGCTCAAGGGCTCTTGACCTTCTCCCACCGGTCGTCAGCCCTGGCCCACCAGGTCCATGCTGGGCAGGGCGGGCGACACCCAGGGGTTGCCCCTGACCGTAAAGCGCCAGGGCAGATGGCGGCCTTCCTTGATGCCCACGCGGGCGGTCACGCGCACGGCCTCGTCGTCCAGAGGTCTTGCAGGGGGCAACAGGTGCAGCGCTGAACTGTTTACGGGCCTCCCCGACACCTGCGCCGGGTTCAGGCCCAGGGCATAGACCAGTTTGGCGGGACCGTTGGTCAGGTCGCGTTCGCGGGTGACGGGGCGAAAGCTGAGCATCTGGCCCAGGCCCTCCTGCGGTTCCAGGGCGCGAATCAGCACGCTGGCCGCCACGCCCGCCGGGCGGCATGACACCTGAAGAAGCGGATGACCATGGGCTGTCCAGAACAGCCAGTGGCCAGGGGCAATGGCCATCTCGGCGCTGCGGGCCGCGTGAAAACGGCCTGCGGTGCAGGCGGGGTCGCGGGGGCAGTCGTAGGCTTCGGCTTCCACAATGCGCCCACTCAGGCGCTCGCCCGTGTCGAGCACGTGGACCAGGGTGCCGCCCAACAGGTCGCGGGCAAGCCACACCGGGTCACCTTCAAAGTGGGCGGGGGA
Above is a genomic segment from Deinococcus betulae containing:
- the rpe gene encoding ribulose-phosphate 3-epimerase → MENVRTVRIGGVTLPAPAARRVKLAPSILACDFTRLGEELRAIESADWAHVDVMDGAFVPNISFGLPILAAARAASPLHMDVHLMIERPERYLKDFADAGADSLTVHVEATAHIHRAVQQIKELGKQAGVTLNPGTPLEALRPVLADVDLVLIMSVNPGFGGQKFIPQSLERIRTVRRWLDELGSAAELQVDGGVSAANARAVVHAGADNLVAGSAVYGKDGAQAGLERLREALK
- the scpA gene encoding methylmalonyl-CoA mutase — protein: MTHPPADLSAWKALASKDLKGADPARLNRETPEGLTLKPLYTAADLDGVDADTLPGLPPFTRGPRATMYAARPWTIRQYAGFSTAEASNAFYRRNLAAGQKGLSVAFDLATHRGYDSDHPRVVGDVGKAGVAIDSVEDMKILFDGIPLSEMSVSMTMNGAVLPILAGYIVAGLEQGARLDELSGTIQNDILKEFMVRNTYIYPPAPSMRIIADIIEFTAKDMPRFNSISISGYHIQEAGANAALELAYTLADGVEYVKAALAKGLTIDDFAGRLSFFFGIGMNFYTEVAKLRAARLLWSELMAQFGPKKPMSRALRTHCQTSGWSLTEQDPYNNVIRTTIEAMAAVFGGTQSLHTNSFDEAIGLPTDFSARIARNTQLVLQEETGIPQVVDPWGGSYLMERLTHDLAEKARELIREVEGLGGMAKAIESGIPKLRIEESAARKQARIDRGEDVIVGVNKYRPSAETPVDVLDIDNAAVREAQIARLDRVRAERDPQAVQAALDALEEAARTGEGNLLALSVTAMQARCTVGEVSGALERVWGRHSAEIRTLSGVYAAGYEGDEGFASLQGEIEQFAETEGRRPRILVVKMGQDGHDRGAKVIATGFADLGFDVDVGPLFQTPEEAARQAIENDVHVVGVSSQAAGHKTLVPQLIEALRAEGAGDILVVVGGVIPQQDYPALREAGAAGIFGPGTPILHSAREVLRLLGDRA
- the meaB gene encoding methylmalonyl Co-A mutase-associated GTPase MeaB is translated as MTSPLLAGNRRALAKAITLTESTRPEHEREAQTLLAEVLPQAGCSIRLGLTGVPGVGKSTFIEALGLMLVGAGHRVAVLAVDPSSARTGGSIMGDKTRMPGLTVHDRAFIRPSPSRGTLGGVARRTREAITLCEAAGYDVVLVETVGVGQSETQVAAMTDLFLLLTLPNAGDELQGIKRGIMELADLCVVNKADLNPQAAVRAQTELRTALTLLTPHGAPWRPLALRASALTGEGLDDLWAAVERYRETVDLPAKRRTQTAVWFDELLREAAWRAFQAGVDPARLRELRTQVETGYLTAVQGVAALLEDERKNAHL
- a CDS encoding DNA-3-methyladenine glycosylase; its protein translation is MLFPPSVAYPHEQALGPDFFAGDPVLVARALLGAVLVRVLPDGVTLAARIVETEAYDCPRDPSCHVIARLPGAAVMMAGPPGRVYFHLAYDQPLLNVICRPEGVQASILVRAAEPLLAEDRMRERRAVRRRVDLTNGPAKLVQALHLGPELRGEPINGPAFYLVPGAEVPDEEVTITARVGLRRGAELLWRFLIGGNPWVSPGKPSA
- a CDS encoding DNA-3-methyladenine glycosylase, which translates into the protein MTPTLSPAHFEGDPVWLARDLLGGTLVHVLDTGERLSGRIVEAEAYDCPRDPACTAGRFHAARSAEMAIAPGHWLFWTAHGHPLLQVSCRPAGVAASVLIRALEPQEGLGQMLSFRPVTRERDLTNGPAKLVYALGLNPAQVSGRPVNSSALHLLPPARPLDDEAVRVTARVGIKEGRHLPWRFTVRGNPWVSPALPSMDLVGQG